GGGTGGCAGTGCGGCGCGGTCGAGCTTGCCGTTCGATGTCAGCGGCAGCGCGCCGCGCACCGCGAACGCCTCCGGGTGGAACGCCGCCGGGAGCAGGCCGGCCAGGTGTGCCCGCAGGTCCGCGGCGCCCGGCGGGGCCGTCCCCGGCTCCAGCACGAGGTGCGCGACAAGGCGCCCGCCGTCGAGGGTCACCGCGGCGTCGCGGATGCCGGGGTACCCGGTAAGGGCGCCCTCGACCTCCTCCGGCTCGATGCGGTGCCCGCGCACCTTGAGCTGGTGGTCGGTGCGGCCGAGGAACTCCAGCGCACCGTCCGGACGGGTCCGCACCCGGTCGCCGGTGCGGTAGTGCCGCACGCCGTCGAGGTCGACGAACCGCCCCTCGGACAGGTCCGGCCGCCCCAGGTAGCCACTGGCCAGGCCGGGGCCGCCGAGGTAGAGCTCGCCGGGCACGCCGTCAGGCACCGGGCCGCCGTGGCGGTCGCGCACGTGCGCGCAGGTACCGGCGATCGGGCGGCCGATGGGTGGGCGGCGGCCCGCGTCCGCGGGCGTGAGGCGGGCGGCGGTCGCGATGATTGTCGCTTCGGTCGGGCCGTACGTGTTCCACAGCGCGACCCGGTCGCCGAAGCCCTCGAACCACCGCGCCAGCACGTCCGCGCGGGCCTGCTCGCCGCCGATGACGACGAGGCGCAACGCGTCCGGCCACGCGCTCGCGGGCAGGCTGGTGACCAGCTCGTGCCAGTACGCGGTCGGCAGGTCGAGCACGGTCAGCGCGCGCCCGGCCGGCGTGGCCAGGAAGTCGGGCAGCTCGGCCCGCGCGACCGGCGGTACGACGAGGGTGGCGCCCCGGCTGAGGCACGGGTACACCTCCTCGCCGAACGTGTCGAAGCCGGGCGAGGAGAGCTGCAGCACCCGGTCGCCGGGCCCGATGCCGTACGCCTCGGCCATCCACTCGACGCGGGTGGCGAGCGCGGTGTGGCCCACGGCGACCGGTTTGGGCGCGCCGGTGGAGCCGGAGGTGTGCATGACGTACGCGAGCCCGTCCACGCCGTCACCGTCCCCGCGCGTCGACGCCCGCCGCGGGTGTGCCGGGTCGAGTGGCAGGTATGCCGCGCCGGCGCGGAGCACCGCGAGCACGGCGACCACGAGGCCGGCGCCGGGCTCCCGGCGGACTTCGACGAGTGCTCCACTGTGGACCTCTTTGGACTCCCGCTCGGCCCGGTCGACAAGCTCGGCGTAGGTGAGCCGGCCGTCCGGCGCGTCGACAGCGATCGCGTGCGGCGTCGCGGCGGCCTGCGCCCAGATCCGCTCGACCACGCCGGTGACCGGTGCCGGGCGGGCGCATGCGGTCTCGGCCGGCGCCTCGGCCGCGGCGAGGCGGGAGTACACGGTGGACAGCCGGGCGTCCGGGTCGGCGGCGGCCAGGTGCAGGAAGGTCTCCAGGCGGCGCAGCAGCAGGGCGATCGTCGCGCTGTCGAAGAGGTCGCTGCGGTACGAGGCGATGAGCGTGACCTCGTCGCGGCCGGCGAGCACGTCGACAAGCAGGTCGAACTTCGCCCGCGCGAGCCCCGTGTCGAACCACCCGACGTCGAGCCCGGGCAGCGCCAGCCCGCTCGCCTGGGCGGCGTGGTAGATGAACATCGTGTCGAACAGCGGCGTGCGGGAGGGGTCGCGGCGCAGTCCGAGGCGGGCGGGCAGCTCTTCGAGGGGTGCCTTGCGGTGCTGGTACGCGCCGATGAGTGTGGCCTTGACCCGGCCCAGCAGCTCGCGCACGGTGGGATCGCCGGACAGGTCGCCGCGCAGCACGACCGTGTCGAGGAAGAAGCCGACGAGCGGCTCCAACTCGACGCGGTCGCGGGTGTCCACCGGCGAGCCGACCGCGATGTCGTCCTGTCCACTGTAGAGGCCGAGCAGCGCCAGGTACGCGGCGAGCGAGGTCATGAACGCGGTGGTGCGGCCGGCCCGGCAGAGGGTGCGCAGGTCGGCGGCGGCCTGTGCGCTGCGCAGCGACTCGGTGCCGCCGTCGGTGGTGGGCGCCGCGGGCCGGGGCCGGTCGGTGGGCAGGTCCAGCGGGCGGATGCCGGCGAGCCGCTCGGTCCAGTACCGCAGCACCTCCTCCCGCCCGGCGTCCGCGGCGGCGCGCTCGTCGCGCGCGTAGTCGGCGTACTGCACCGGCAGCGGCGCCGGGTCCGCGATCTCCCCGCCGACCCGGGCGGCGTACCCGGCCGCGACCTCGGCGCCGAGGATGCCGATGGAGATGTCGTCGGCGACAAGATGGTGGGTCACGACGCAGAGCACGTGGTCGGCGGCGGCGATCCGGAGGAGCGTGGCCCGTACCGGCGGGGCGGCGGCGAGGTCGAAGGGCTCGACGATCCGGGCGGCGGCGATGTCGGCCGCTTCCTCCTCGGTGGCGTCGAGCCGCTCGACCGGGAGCCGCCAGTCCGGCAGCACCTCCTGGACCGGCCGCCCGTCCCGGGCCGGAAAGCGGGTCCGGAGCGCCCCGTGCCGCCCGACCGCGTCCTGGATCGCCGCGCAGAGCGCGGCCACGTCGAGCGGGCCGCGCAGGCGCCAGCTCATCGGCACGTGGTAGTCGTCGCCCACCTGCCCGAGAAACCAGATCCGCTCCTGCGCGGTGGTGAGCGGCGCGGTGGCCGGCGGTGACGTGCTCACCGGGCCTCCTCGACGGCGGCGGCCAGGTCGCTGACCGTGGCGGCGTCGAAGTAGGTGCCGAGCGGCAGGTCGACGCCGAGCCGCTCGCGTACCCGCGCCGCGGTGCGCACGACCGTCAGCGAGTCGAAACCGGCGTCGAAAAGGTCGTCGTCGGGGCCGACGCGCGGGTCGTCGAGAACCTGGCGGACGATCTCCAGCACGGCGGTCGTCGTGTCCTGCCCGGTCATGCGTCCCCCGTTTCGCGGCAACGGCCTCGCGCCCGTACAGGTCGTCCGGCGGCGCCTCGGGCACCTCGGCGTCGAACCGGGACAGCGTGCCCAGCCGGAGGCTCACCGCGGCGAGGGCGGCCATCGCGAGCGCGAACACCAGGTACATGAGGCCGATGCCGCGCCCATCGCCGGTGCCGATGAGCTGCCCGACGGTGCCGGCGAGCGGACCGCCGGCCGCCATCAGCGGCTCGAACAGGCGCGGTCCAAAGGGGACGATGACGGCAAAGCCGAGCGGCAGCGTCGACCAGGCGACGATCGTGTTGAGCGAGAAGACCCGGCCGTGGAAGCGCTGCGGCACGGTCACCTGGACGATCGTGGCGTAGATGGCGTTGACGACGGTCAGGCAGAGCGAGGTGCCGAAGATCCCGATCGCCACCGTCAGCGTGGCCGGCCGCAGCCCGGTGAGCAGGCAGCACGCGGCCATGGCGAGAGTGCCGAGGAGCAGGCCGCGCATCCGCCGCCTGCGCGGACCGCCCCATACCATCATCGCCAGCCCACCGAGCAGGACGCCGAAGCCTCCGCCGAAGGCAACACGCCCCACAGTGGACAGATCGGCGAACGATAGCACCAGCGGGGACGAGAGCAACAGTAGCGGCGACAAGAAGATGTTCAATGCGGCGAAGAACAGCAGCATCGACCGGATGCCGCGGTGGCTGAGCGTGTATCGCAGGCCGCCGGCTATCTCCTTGAGCAGGCTCTCCCGCCGCCGGTACGCCATGGTGGCCGGGAAGCGCACGAGCAGCACGGCGACGATCGCGAACGCGTAGCTCACCACGTCAAGCACGAGGATGCCGGTCAGGTCGATGGTGGCCAGCAGGCCCACCGCGACGAGCGGGGCCACGAACTGGGCCACGCCGGTCGCGGTCTGCACGACGCCGTTCGCGTGGCCGAGGTAGCGCTTGGGCACGAGCTGCGGCACGGCCGAGAAGAACGCCAGCCGCTGGAACGTGAGCGCCACCGACAGCGAGGCCAGGAGCCCGTAGATGGCGGCGGTAGGCAGGTTGCCGGTCCACAGCAGCAGCCCGAACGCAAGCTGGACACCCAGCGCGGCCGTGTCGGCGGCGAGCATCACGCGGCGCCGGTCGTACCTGTCGACGATCCCGCCGGCGAGCGGCGCGATGAGCAGGCCGGGCAGGAGGCCGACGAGGAAGAAGACGGCGAACCGGGTGAGCGAGCCGGTCTCCAGGTAGATCCAGAGCGGGATCGCGAAGTCGGTCAGGGCCGCGCCGGTCATCGAGACCAGCTGGCCGAGCATCACCCACAGGAAGCGTCGCATGCTCGGCTCGGGTCCACTGGGGACGGCGGCGCCGGTCGTTTCCGACACGCCTTGCAGCCACCAGCCGGTCCGTGCCGGCACCGGTGTCCCACCGGCGACCGCCGGGTGCACGCTGGTGACGATTTCCGCCAGCTCCTCGGCCCGGTACTTGAGGAAGAAGTGCCCCGCCTCGTCGAGCACCACCAGCGCCGTGCGGTCGGTCAGGAAGTGCCACTCGCGGAAGCGCTCGTCGTACCACTCGGTGGCCGGGTCGCGCTCGCCGGCGACCGCGATGATCGGGCAGCGCAGCCGGGTGGCGCCCGTGTCGAGCAGCCGGGTGAAGTACTCCTCCGCCGCCTCCGAGTCGCGGCGCATGTTGCGGACGATCTGCCGGGCCTGCGCGGGGTCGACGTCGGCGAGGTCGACGCCGAGGCCGGCGAGCCAGTTGACGTAGTGCTGGTCGCCGCGGAGGCGGTTCATCGCCCGGGACAGCGCGGCGACCGCGCCGGCCCGCGGGCGGGCGAAGGGGAAGATCGCGCCGATGTACGTCGCCTCGACCTCGCGGCCGGCCTCCTCCAGCCTGCGGGCGACCTCGACGATCAGCGCCGAACCGACGCCGCAGTGCCCGTAGAGGACGATCGGGCCGCTGACCCGGTCGAGGACCTCGGCGGCGCAGCGGGCGGCGAGCACGTCGAACGGCAGGTGCTCCTCGTCAAGCCCGACGTCGTGGCCGGGGATCGCGAGGGACCACAGCGCGTACCCGTCCGGCAGCGCGTCGGCGAGGGGCTGGTAGACGATCGCGCTGCCGCCGCCGTACGGGACGCAGACGTAGCTCAGCGCGGGCGGCTCGGCCGGCTCGGCGGTCAGCCGGTGCAGCAGGTGCCGGGGGCGCTCGGCGGCCGGCTTGTCGAGCAGCGCGGCCAGCGCGCGCACGGTCGGCGCCCGGAACATGTCCATCACCGCGACGCCGGGCGAGCCGGCCGGCAGCTCGCGGCGCAGCCGGGTGACCACCTTGATGGCCAGCAGCGAGTGGCCGCCGATCGCGAAGAAGTCGTCGTCCGCGCCCACGCTCTCCACGCCGAGGACGGCGGCCCAGACGCCGGCGACCAGCCGCTCGGTGGCGGTGCTCGGCTCCGCGCCGCCGGCCGGCGCCGTGCGCCGCGGTGCGGGCAGCCGCTTGCGGTCGACCTTGCCGTTGGCGGTCAGCGGGATGCGCGGCACGGCGGTCAGGTAGGTGGGCACCATGTAGGCGGGCAGCCGGTCGGCCAGGTAGCCACGCAGGTCGTCGACGTCGAGCGGCGCGCCGTCGCGGGGCACCGCGTAGCCGGCCAGCTCCCGGGCGCCGCGCTGGCCGAGTGTGACGACGGCGCAGTCGACCACGTCCGGGTGCCGCCCGAGGTGCGCCTCGATCTCGCCCAGCTCCACCCGGTACCCGCGGATCTTGACCTGGGAGTCGGCCCGGCCGAGGAACTCGATGGTGCCGTCCGGCCCGCACCGGGCGAGGTCGCCGGTGCGGTAGAGGCGCTCGCCGGTGCGCGCGTGGGTGACGAACGCGGCGGCGGTGCGCTCCGGGTCGCGCCAGTACCCGGTGGCCAGCCCCACCCCGCCGATGTGCAGCTCGCCGGCGACGCCGACCGGCGCGTCACAGCCGGAGCGGTCGAGGATGTGCAGCGTCTGGTTCGCCATCGGGCGGCCGTACGGAATGGACGTCCACTTCGGATCGACGTGGGCGATGTCGTACCAGACCGACCAGATGGAGCCTTCGGTGGCGCCGCCGAGGCTGACCACCCGTACGCCCGGCGCGAGCGCGCGCAGGCGGTCCGGCAGCGTCGGCGGGATCCAGTCGCCGGAGAGCATCACCAGCCGCAGCGAGCGCAGGTCGGCCCCGCTGTGCTCGGCCTGCTCGGTGAGGAGCTCGGCGAGCGCCGGCACCGAGTTCCAGACGGTGACGCGCTGCTCCTGGACGAGCCGGGCCCATGCCGCCGGGTCCTTGTCCTCCTCCGGCGCGGGCATGACGAGCGTGGCGCCGGCCGCGAGCCCGCCGTACACGTCCTGTACGGACAGGTCGAAGCTGAGCGCGGAGAGCGTGATGATCCGGTCGTCCGCCGACCAGCCGAGGTGCTGGTTGACGTCGCGGACGGTGTTGAGCGCGGCCCGGTGCTCGATCATCACGCCCTTCGGCGCTCCGGTGGAGCCCGACGTGAATATGACGTAGGCGAGGTCGTCCGGCTGGGCGGGGTCGGGGCGGCCGGCTCCCCCTCGCCGCGCGTGACGACGATCGTGGTGCGGCCCTCCACGGTGCGCCCGGGCTGGGTGAGCGCGACCCGGCAGCCGCCCAGGTCGAGCAGCTCACGACGGCGGGCCTCGGGCAGGTCGGCGTCGATCGGCAGGTACGCCGCGCCGGCCCGGCTGACGGCCAGCACCGCGACGACCTGCTCCCAGCCGCGCGCCATGACGACGCCGACGAGCTCGCCCCGCCGCACACCGGCCTCGGTGAGCCGGGCGGCGGTGTGCTCGGCGGCCGCGACGAGGTCCGCGTAGGTCAGCGCGCCGCCCGGGTGCCGCACGGCCACCCGGTCGGGGTCGGCCGCCGCGCGCGTCCACACCGGACGGTGCAGGCAACCGGGCGGGCCGAGGTCGGTGGCGGTGCTGTTCCACGCGTCGCGCGCCGCGCGCTCGGCCGGCGTGAGCAGCTCGTGCGCGGCGACCGGGGCGTGCGGGTCGGCGGTGACGGCGTCCAGCAGCGTGACCAGGTGACCGCCGAGCCGCTCGATCCGCACGGCGTCGAAGAGGCCGCGGTTGTATACGACCGAGCACAGTAGACCGTCGCCGGCCTCGCTGGCGTACAGCTCGAGCTCGAACCGCGTGCTCGGCAGATCGAAGTCGAACGGCGCGAACGCGGTGCTGCCGCGCCCGTAGTTCTGGAACGCGAACACCACCTGGAACAGCGGCGACC
The window above is part of the Phytohabitans houttuyneae genome. Proteins encoded here:
- a CDS encoding non-ribosomal peptide synthetase, producing the protein MFTSGSTGAPKGVMIEHRAALNTVRDVNQHLGWSADDRIITLSALSFDLSVQDVYGGLAAGATLVMPAPEEDKDPAAWARLVQEQRVTVWNSVPALAELLTEQAEHSGADLRSLRLVMLSGDWIPPTLPDRLRALAPGVRVVSLGGATEGSIWSVWYDIAHVDPKWTSIPYGRPMANQTLHILDRSGCDAPVGVAGELHIGGVGLATGYWRDPERTAAAFVTHARTGERLYRTGDLARCGPDGTIEFLGRADSQVKIRGYRVELGEIEAHLGRHPDVVDCAVVTLGQRGARELAGYAVPRDGAPLDVDDLRGYLADRLPAYMVPTYLTAVPRIPLTANGKVDRKRLPAPRRTAPAGGAEPSTATERLVAGVWAAVLGVESVGADDDFFAIGGHSLLAIKVVTRLRRELPAGSPGVAVMDMFRAPTVRALAALLDKPAAERPRHLLHRLTAEPAEPPALSYVCVPYGGGSAIVYQPLADALPDGYALWSLAIPGHDVGLDEEHLPFDVLAARCAAEVLDRVSGPIVLYGHCGVGSALIVEVARRLEEAGREVEATYIGAIFPFARPRAGAVAALSRAMNRLRGDQHYVNWLAGLGVDLADVDPAQARQIVRNMRRDSEAAEEYFTRLLDTGATRLRCPIIAVAGERDPATEWYDERFREWHFLTDRTALVVLDEAGHFFLKYRAEELAEIVTSVHPAVAGGTPVPARTGWWLQGVSETTGAAVPSGPEPSMRRFLWVMLGQLVSMTGAALTDFAIPLWIYLETGSLTRFAVFFLVGLLPGLLIAPLAGGIVDRYDRRRVMLAADTAALGVQLAFGLLLWTGNLPTAAIYGLLASLSVALTFQRLAFFSAVPQLVPKRYLGHANGVVQTATGVAQFVAPLVAVGLLATIDLTGILVLDVVSYAFAIVAVLLVRFPATMAYRRRESLLKEIAGGLRYTLSHRGIRSMLLFFAALNIFLSPLLLLSSPLVLSFADLSTVGRVAFGGGFGVLLGGLAMMVWGGPRRRRMRGLLLGTLAMAACCLLTGLRPATLTVAIGIFGTSLCLTVVNAIYATIVQVTVPQRFHGRVFSLNTIVAWSTLPLGFAVIVPFGPRLFEPLMAAGGPLAGTVGQLIGTGDGRGIGLMYLVFALAMAALAAVSLRLGTLSRFDAEVPEAPPDDLYGREAVAAKRGTHDRAGHDDRRAGDRPPGSRRPARRPRRRPFRRRFRLADGRAHRGAGTRAARRRPAARHLLRRRHGQRPGRRRRGGPVSTSPPATAPLTTAQERIWFLGQVGDDYHVPMSWRLRGPLDVAALCAAIQDAVGRHGALRTRFPARDGRPVQEVLPDWRLPVERLDATEEEAADIAAARIVEPFDLAAAPPVRATLLRIAAADHVLCVVTHHLVADDISIGILGAEVAAGYAARVGGEIADPAPLPVQYADYARDERAAADAGREEVLRYWTERLAGIRPLDLPTDRPRPAAPTTDGGTESLRSAQAAADLRTLCRAGRTTAFMTSLAAYLALLGLYSGQDDIAVGSPVDTRDRVELEPLVGFFLDTVVLRGDLSGDPTVRELLGRVKATLIGAYQHRKAPLEELPARLGLRRDPSRTPLFDTMFIYHAAQASGLALPGLDVGWFDTGLARAKFDLLVDVLAGRDEVTLIASYRSDLFDSATIALLLRRLETFLHLAAADPDARLSTVYSRLAAAEAPAETACARPAPVTGVVERIWAQAAATPHAIAVDAPDGRLTYAELVDRAERESKEVHSGALVEVRREPGAGLVVAVLAVLRAGAAYLPLDPAHPRRASTRGDGDGVDGLAYVMHTSGSTGAPKPVAVGHTALATRVEWMAEAYGIGPGDRVLQLSSPGFDTFGEEVYPCLSRGATLVVPPVARAELPDFLATPAGRALTVLDLPTAYWHELVTSLPASAWPDALRLVVIGGEQARADVLARWFEGFGDRVALWNTYGPTEATIIATAARLTPADAGRRPPIGRPIAGTCAHVRDRHGGPVPDGVPGELYLGGPGLASGYLGRPDLSEGRFVDLDGVRHYRTGDRVRTRPDGALEFLGRTDHQLKVRGHRIEPEEVEGALTGYPGIRDAAVTLDGGRLVAHLVLEPGTAPPGAADLRAHLAGLLPAAFHPEAFAVRGALPLTSNGKLDRAALPPVDVATSAAPGEPPSTDAERLIAAVWSEVLAVERIGAHDDFFDLGGHSLLATRVAARLRARLGLEVPLRLIFRATTVRALAEAVEDLLLAEIEAMDEAEAQRLTSS